TGAATATATAACCATTTTAGTGAACTTCTCAATACGAACTTCATCTTCTAGCAAATAACTCTTCATTACACCATCCGATGTAAGTAGAGATGGATCCAAATCAAGCACACCTATTACTTGCTGCTGCACTTCTCTAAATTTAGCGTTAGTATACAACTTTTGGAATTTCTTTTCAATTGGAGATCTAGATACACAGGGAATGACCTGGCTAAATGACTGGAATTTCGCatgattttcattctcaattttcttcttcagcaCACTGTCAAACTGGTAGCCAAACTCCTTCAGGTTTGTTTTTGAATGAACATAACCGTAAAAAAAACATTCATACTCTCGCTGCGTtgggttgtactcattccagccaAAAAGTGCCTCTTTCAGGAAAACTGGTACCCAATGCTCATGCTCCGCATATAAACTTTTCAACCATGCATTCATTCTCATGTAAGTCATATGTGTTAATAAACTCGGcccaacatttctcaaactcctcaatagTTTGTGTGTCGTACACACATTTCATCCATTAAGTTTTCAGCCCACTTCTGTATGCAGCATATGACCCAAGCTTCTCAGGGACTTTCTTCAGTATATGCCATAGGCATAATCTATGTCGAGTTTCTGGAAAGACAGTAgtaattgtatttttcattgCTCTGTCTTGATAAGTAATAATAGCTTTTGGAGCTATACCTTCCATACACTGCAACCAGGTTTGAAATAACCATGTAAATGTCTCCGTGTCCTCACTAGAAATTAACCCAACTCCCAAAAGAATCGACTGCCTAtgatggtttacaccaacaaatggtgcaaatgACTTCCCATACCTATTTGTCAGGTATGTGGTGTCAAAAACGTCACCAAAATACTGGTTGGCTGCCCGACTACATGGATCtgtccaaaaaatattttttaaccttcCTTTATCGtctaaatccatcaatgcaAAAAATCCGTTATTCTTATACTGCATCCTCATAAAATAATCTTGAAGTGCTCCAGCACCACCTGAGCCAAGTCGTAGATGTCGTGCTTTGTCGATGTAATTACGATaatcctttttaaaaaatgggagGTTCTCAAAGCCACATACGCCAACGACACGAGATCCGTAACTCTTATTTAGTCGGATGCCAGCTAAATCATT
This genomic interval from Juglans microcarpa x Juglans regia isolate MS1-56 chromosome 4D, Jm3101_v1.0, whole genome shotgun sequence contains the following:
- the LOC121259584 gene encoding protein FAR-RED IMPAIRED RESPONSE 1-like: MGPPRPFIGTSSATSAEVGEEDRHDCLQTEAPCTSAIVEEEILLDRPDEREIDNGTTGTPTDDDTTSTPQVVPSSDGDDIIEEPKSGMEFNSFEELFSYYKHYGKKCGFEVTTQRSERSEDQSVRYVTLGCAWVGKARNKSYNLTNPRPTGKTSSKARINALRVEGNMQLTTVHNTHNHSLSPMKSRFFRCNREVNDSVKRALDTNDLAGIRLNKSYGSRVVGVCGFENLPFFKKDYRNYIDKARHLRLGSGGAGALQDYFMRMQYKNNGFFALMDLDDKGRLKNIFWTDPCSRAANQYFGDVFDTTYLTNRYGKSFAPFVGVNHHRQSILLGVGLISSEDTETFTWLFQTWLQCMEGIAPKAIITYQDRAMKNTITTVFPETRHRLCLWHILKKVPEKLGSYAAYRSGLKT